A region from the Pseudonocardia petroleophila genome encodes:
- a CDS encoding fatty acid desaturase family protein — MTIAIDRPTPRTAPVRTTSVKKVEPLVVENPLPSRIAGTVPTIAPSAAAHLTPEQLDALAAELDGIRDEVLGGLGESDARYIHNVIKLQRSLEIAGRGALIFSLNPAAWLAGTAALSVAKILDNMEIGHNVLHGQWDWMKDPKIHSTTWEWDHASTSKAWQKSHNFEHHTFTNVRGKDRDLGYAVMRVTPEQPWKPTDLFQPLTNVGLSLIFEWGIAIYDIELEKVGEGTKPWSEAKADLKNLWRKTRKQLAKDYVLFPLLSGPGFVQTAAANLTANTIRNIWSHAVIFCGHFPDGTETFEESRLENETQGEWYVRQMLGSANLTGSPTFHLMTGNLSHQIEHHLFPDVPSNHYAKIAPRVREICDRYGLPYTAGPLPKQYFKVLRKIFRYAFPGGAPKTA; from the coding sequence ATGACCATCGCCATCGACCGGCCCACCCCCCGCACCGCCCCGGTGCGCACCACCTCGGTGAAGAAGGTCGAGCCGCTCGTCGTCGAGAACCCGCTGCCGAGCCGCATCGCCGGCACGGTCCCGACGATCGCGCCCAGCGCGGCCGCACACCTGACCCCCGAGCAGCTCGACGCGCTCGCCGCCGAGCTCGACGGGATCCGCGACGAGGTGCTCGGCGGCCTCGGCGAGTCCGACGCCCGCTACATCCACAACGTCATCAAGCTGCAGCGCAGCCTGGAGATCGCCGGCCGCGGCGCGTTGATCTTCTCGTTGAACCCGGCGGCCTGGCTCGCGGGCACCGCCGCGCTCTCCGTGGCCAAGATCCTCGACAACATGGAGATCGGGCACAACGTCCTCCACGGCCAGTGGGACTGGATGAAGGACCCGAAGATCCACTCCACCACGTGGGAGTGGGACCACGCGTCCACGTCGAAGGCCTGGCAGAAGTCGCACAACTTCGAGCACCACACGTTCACCAACGTGCGGGGCAAGGACCGCGACCTGGGCTACGCGGTCATGCGCGTCACGCCCGAGCAGCCGTGGAAGCCCACGGACCTGTTCCAGCCGCTCACGAACGTCGGCCTCTCGCTGATCTTCGAGTGGGGCATCGCGATCTACGACATCGAGCTGGAGAAGGTCGGGGAGGGCACAAAGCCCTGGTCCGAGGCGAAGGCCGACCTGAAGAACCTCTGGCGCAAGACGCGCAAGCAGCTCGCGAAGGACTACGTGCTGTTCCCGCTGCTGTCCGGCCCGGGCTTCGTGCAGACCGCCGCCGCGAACCTCACGGCCAACACGATCCGCAACATCTGGTCGCACGCCGTGATCTTCTGCGGCCACTTCCCGGACGGCACGGAGACGTTCGAGGAGTCGCGGCTGGAGAACGAGACGCAGGGCGAGTGGTACGTCCGCCAGATGCTCGGTTCGGCCAACCTCACCGGCAGCCCGACGTTCCACCTGATGACGGGCAACCTGAGCCACCAGATCGAGCACCACCTGTTCCCGGACGTGCCGAGCAACCACTACGCGAAGATCGCCCCGCGGGTGCGCGAGATCTGCGACCGCTACGGCCTGCCCTACACCGCGGGCCCGCTGCCCAAGCAGTACTTCAAGGTGCTCCGCAAGATCTTCCGCTACGCGTTCCCGGGCGGGGCCCCGAAGACGGCCTGA
- the gatA gene encoding Asp-tRNA(Asn)/Glu-tRNA(Gln) amidotransferase subunit GatA, with the protein MSDLTRLTAADLAAKIHSREVSAVEVAQAHLDRIDAVDGTVHAFLHVAADAALASAALVDDSIAAGTAPASPLAGVPLALKDVFTTSDMPTTAGSRILEGWRPPYDATVTSRLRAAGVTILGKTNMDEFAMGSSTEYSAYGVTHNPWDTTRVPGGSGGGSAAALAAFEAPLAIGTDTGGSIRQPAAFTGTVGVKPTYGGVSRYGLIACASSLDQGGPCARTVLDTALLHEVIGGYDPLDSTSIDAPVPSVVAAAREGANGDLSGLRVGVVRELTGEGYQPGVQASFDAALRQLEKLGAEVVEVSCPHFEYGLAAYYLILPSEVSSNLARFDAMRYGLRVSEGASAEAVMAATREAGFGPEVKRRIILGTYALSSGYYDAYYGQAQKVRTLISRDFAAAFGRADVLVSPATPTTAFPIGDKVDDPLAMYLNDLATIPTNLAGTAAMSVPSGLSDGLPVGLQIMAPALGEAVMYRVAAAYESTREALVAPEVSA; encoded by the coding sequence ATGTCGGATCTCACCCGCCTCACCGCGGCCGACCTGGCCGCGAAGATCCACTCGCGCGAGGTCTCGGCCGTCGAGGTCGCGCAGGCCCACCTCGACCGCATCGACGCCGTCGACGGCACCGTCCACGCGTTCCTGCACGTCGCCGCCGACGCCGCGCTGGCCTCGGCCGCGCTGGTCGACGACTCGATCGCCGCGGGCACCGCCCCCGCGTCGCCGCTGGCCGGGGTGCCGCTGGCGCTCAAGGACGTCTTCACGACCTCCGACATGCCCACCACGGCGGGCTCGAGGATCCTCGAGGGCTGGCGCCCGCCCTACGACGCGACGGTGACGAGCCGGCTGCGCGCGGCCGGCGTCACGATCCTGGGCAAGACCAACATGGACGAGTTCGCGATGGGCTCGTCCACCGAGTACTCCGCCTACGGCGTCACGCACAACCCGTGGGACACCACACGCGTCCCCGGTGGCTCCGGCGGCGGTTCCGCCGCGGCGCTGGCCGCCTTCGAGGCCCCGCTCGCGATCGGCACCGACACCGGCGGCTCGATCCGCCAGCCCGCCGCGTTCACCGGCACCGTCGGCGTCAAGCCCACCTACGGCGGCGTCTCGCGCTACGGCCTCATCGCCTGCGCGTCCTCGCTCGACCAGGGCGGCCCGTGCGCGCGCACCGTGCTCGACACCGCGCTGCTGCACGAGGTCATCGGCGGCTACGACCCGCTCGACTCCACCTCGATCGACGCCCCGGTCCCCTCGGTCGTCGCGGCGGCCCGGGAGGGGGCGAACGGCGACCTGTCCGGCCTGCGCGTCGGCGTCGTCCGCGAGCTCACCGGTGAGGGCTACCAGCCGGGCGTCCAGGCCTCCTTCGACGCCGCGCTGCGCCAGCTGGAGAAGCTGGGCGCCGAGGTCGTCGAGGTCAGCTGCCCGCACTTCGAGTACGGGCTCGCGGCGTACTACCTGATCCTGCCGAGCGAGGTCTCGTCCAACCTGGCCCGCTTCGACGCCATGCGCTACGGCCTGCGGGTCTCCGAGGGCGCCTCGGCGGAGGCCGTGATGGCGGCGACCCGCGAGGCCGGCTTCGGCCCGGAGGTCAAGCGCCGCATCATCCTGGGCACCTACGCCCTGTCCAGCGGCTACTACGACGCCTACTACGGCCAGGCGCAGAAGGTCCGCACGCTCATCTCGCGCGACTTCGCCGCCGCCTTCGGCCGGGCCGACGTCCTGGTCTCCCCGGCCACGCCCACCACGGCGTTCCCGATCGGCGACAAGGTCGACGACCCGCTGGCGATGTACCTCAACGACCTCGCCACGATCCCGACCAACCTCGCCGGCACCGCCGCGATGTCGGTGCCGTCGGGGCTGTCCGACGGCCTGCCGGTCGGCCTGCAGATCATGGCGCCCGCGCTCGGCGAGGCCGTGATGTACCGCGTGGCCGCCGCCTACGAGTCCACCCGCGAAGCGCTCGTCGCCCCGGAGGTGTCCGCATGA
- the ligA gene encoding NAD-dependent DNA ligase LigA: MSPVSAAERHAQLAEEVSGHLFRYHVLDAPVISDGQFDELWRELLALEEEHPELVTPASPTQRVGGFSTVFTAHDHLERMLSLDNAFAADELRAWAERVARDVGTEEVHYLCELKIDGLAVNLLYEDGRLTRALTRGDGRTGEDITLNMRTLEEVPEQLTGTAEFPVPALVEVRGEVYFRLEDFQALNAQMVEAGKPVYANPRNTAAGSLRQKDPRVTASRHLRLICHGFGKREGFTPVRQSQGYDALRAWGLPVSERTVVLSGVDEVVAHTVHWGEHRHDIEHEIDGIVVKVDEVALQRRLGSTSRAPRWAIAYKYPPEEAVTTLLDIQVNVGRTGRVTPFAVMEPVVVAGSTVSMATLHNAQEVVRKGVLIGDRVVIRKAGDVIPEVLGPVVDVRPADARAFVMPTHCPECGTALAQQKAGDADLRCPNSRSCPAQLRERLFHVAGRGSFDIEGLGYEAAVALLAAGVVRDEGDVFALTEDDLLRTDLFRTKAGELSANGRKLLVNLEAAKDRPLWRVLVGLSIRHVGPTAAQALAREFTSMEAIEAAAEEVARATEAVGLAITSDGSAAEAEDLAVVEPTAATAAATDAAATDADPTDADATDAADTAAPDVDVDAPDADVDAAADASVDATAGGEAAEGAPAEPSAEERALAAEKQARAEARARAKELAAALAPIAGVEGVGPTIAMALRDWFSVDWHRDVVARWRAAGVRMVDEVDTSVGRTLEGLSIVVTGSMESFSRDEAKEAITARGGRAAGSVSKKTAFVVAGEAPGSKYDKALEIGVPILDEAGFRILLDRGPDAATEVATIGG, encoded by the coding sequence GTGAGTCCAGTCTCTGCCGCGGAGCGGCACGCGCAGCTGGCCGAAGAGGTGTCCGGACACCTCTTCCGCTACCACGTCCTCGACGCGCCGGTCATCTCCGACGGCCAGTTCGACGAGCTGTGGCGCGAGCTGCTGGCCCTGGAGGAGGAGCACCCGGAGCTGGTCACGCCCGCGTCGCCGACGCAGCGGGTCGGCGGCTTCTCCACGGTGTTCACCGCGCACGACCACCTGGAGCGGATGCTCAGCCTCGACAACGCCTTCGCCGCCGACGAGCTGCGCGCCTGGGCCGAGCGGGTGGCCCGCGACGTCGGGACGGAGGAGGTGCACTACCTCTGCGAGCTCAAGATCGACGGGCTCGCCGTCAACCTGCTCTACGAGGACGGGCGGCTCACCCGCGCGCTCACCCGCGGCGACGGGCGCACCGGCGAGGACATCACCCTCAACATGCGCACGCTCGAGGAGGTCCCCGAACAGCTCACCGGCACCGCCGAGTTCCCCGTCCCGGCGCTGGTGGAGGTCCGCGGGGAGGTCTACTTCCGGCTGGAGGACTTCCAGGCCCTCAACGCGCAGATGGTCGAGGCGGGCAAGCCGGTCTACGCCAACCCGCGCAACACCGCCGCCGGTTCGCTGCGGCAGAAGGACCCGCGCGTCACGGCCTCGCGGCACCTGCGGCTGATCTGCCACGGCTTCGGCAAGCGGGAGGGCTTCACGCCGGTCCGCCAGTCACAGGGCTACGACGCGCTGCGGGCGTGGGGGCTGCCGGTCTCGGAGCGCACGGTGGTGCTGTCGGGGGTCGACGAGGTCGTCGCGCACACCGTGCACTGGGGCGAGCACCGCCACGACATCGAGCACGAGATCGACGGCATCGTCGTCAAGGTCGACGAGGTCGCGCTGCAGCGGCGGCTCGGGTCCACCTCGCGCGCCCCCCGCTGGGCCATCGCCTACAAGTACCCGCCGGAGGAGGCCGTCACCACGCTCCTCGACATCCAGGTCAACGTGGGCCGCACCGGCCGCGTCACCCCGTTCGCGGTGATGGAGCCGGTGGTGGTGGCGGGGTCCACGGTGTCGATGGCCACGCTGCACAACGCGCAGGAGGTGGTGCGCAAGGGCGTGCTGATCGGCGACCGCGTCGTGATCCGGAAGGCGGGCGACGTCATCCCGGAGGTGCTGGGCCCGGTCGTCGACGTGCGTCCGGCCGACGCGCGCGCCTTCGTCATGCCCACCCACTGCCCGGAGTGCGGCACCGCGCTGGCCCAGCAGAAGGCGGGCGACGCCGACCTGCGCTGCCCCAACTCGCGGTCCTGCCCCGCGCAGCTGCGGGAGCGGCTGTTCCACGTGGCCGGGCGCGGCTCGTTCGACATCGAGGGGCTCGGCTACGAGGCCGCCGTCGCGCTGCTCGCGGCCGGCGTGGTGCGCGACGAGGGCGACGTCTTCGCCCTCACCGAGGACGACCTGCTGCGCACCGACCTGTTCCGCACCAAGGCGGGGGAGCTCTCGGCCAACGGGCGCAAGCTGCTGGTCAACCTGGAGGCGGCGAAGGACCGGCCGCTGTGGCGGGTGCTGGTCGGGCTCTCGATCCGCCACGTCGGTCCCACCGCGGCCCAGGCCCTGGCCCGCGAGTTCACCTCGATGGAGGCGATCGAGGCGGCGGCCGAGGAGGTGGCGCGGGCCACCGAGGCCGTCGGCCTGGCCATCACCTCCGACGGGTCCGCGGCCGAGGCGGAGGACCTGGCGGTCGTGGAGCCGACGGCCGCCACCGCCGCCGCCACCGATGCCGCCGCCACCGATGCCGACCCCACCGATGCCGACGCCACCGACGCCGCGGACACCGCCGCCCCGGACGTGGACGTCGACGCCCCAGATGCGGACGTCGACGCCGCCGCGGACGCCTCCGTGGACGCGACGGCCGGCGGGGAGGCCGCCGAAGGGGCCCCGGCCGAGCCGTCCGCCGAGGAGCGGGCGCTGGCCGCCGAGAAGCAGGCCAGGGCCGAGGCCCGGGCGCGGGCGAAGGAGCTGGCCGCGGCACTGGCGCCGATCGCCGGGGTCGAGGGCGTCGGGCCCACGATCGCCATGGCCCTGCGCGACTGGTTCTCCGTCGACTGGCACCGCGACGTCGTCGCCCGCTGGCGGGCGGCGGGCGTGCGGATGGTCGACGAGGTCGACACCTCGGTCGGCCGCACCCTCGAGGGCCTGTCGATCGTCGTCACCGGGTCGATGGAGTCCTTCTCCCGCGACGAGGCGAAGGAGGCCATCACCGCGCGCGGCGGCCGGGCCGCCGGGTCGGTGTCGAAGAAGACGGCGTTCGTCGTGGCGGGGGAGGCCCCCGGCTCGAAGTACGACAAGGCACTGGAGATCGGGGTCCCGATCCTCGACGAGGCCGGGTTCCGGATCCTGCTCGACCGCGGGCCCGACGCGGCCACGGAGGTGGCGACGATCGGCGGCTGA
- a CDS encoding PucR family transcriptional regulator — MDRPWARVPSWVGAAVRPELSGAIEEIITVVRAEVPDYTRPLTGRFGMRITEGVSVALSQFVDLLGRDEALTDTRVYRALGQLEHREGRTLAALQSAYQVGSRLLWRRLGSSATARQLPPEVIFALAEALFTYIEQLSAASVAGWAAEESSRAGSLQTRRHALVELLSQQPPAPAAEVERAAGAAGWPLPPKLAALAVTDVVEVAARIPSAVAADVDPVGLALIPVVDRTGWIDRVRSGVGNRRAVLGPVVDVAQAHRSIARARTAWPLHAAGRLGTSDRLVRADEHLLALLLAGEPELAEDLRGRALSPLQELPAGAAARAEETLRAWLDAHGDVTATAGALHVHPQTVRYRLAQLRDAFEGALDDPLARLELAIALRSAPPDETP; from the coding sequence ATGGACCGCCCCTGGGCGCGGGTGCCGAGCTGGGTCGGCGCAGCGGTGCGACCCGAGCTGTCCGGGGCCATCGAGGAGATCATCACCGTCGTCCGGGCCGAGGTGCCCGACTACACCCGCCCACTGACCGGGCGCTTCGGGATGCGGATCACCGAGGGCGTGTCGGTGGCGCTGAGCCAGTTCGTCGACCTGCTCGGTCGCGACGAGGCCCTCACCGACACCCGCGTCTACCGCGCGCTGGGGCAGCTGGAGCACCGCGAGGGGCGGACGCTGGCCGCGCTGCAGTCGGCCTACCAGGTCGGCAGCCGCCTGCTGTGGCGCCGGCTCGGCAGCAGCGCCACCGCCCGCCAGCTCCCGCCCGAGGTCATCTTCGCGCTGGCCGAGGCCCTGTTCACCTACATCGAGCAGCTCTCCGCCGCCTCGGTCGCGGGATGGGCGGCGGAGGAGTCGAGCCGGGCCGGGTCGCTGCAGACGCGGCGGCACGCGCTCGTCGAGCTGCTCTCCCAGCAGCCGCCCGCCCCCGCCGCCGAGGTGGAGCGGGCCGCCGGGGCCGCGGGCTGGCCGCTGCCGCCGAAGCTCGCCGCGCTGGCCGTCACCGACGTCGTGGAGGTCGCGGCCCGGATCCCGTCGGCCGTGGCGGCGGACGTCGACCCGGTGGGGCTGGCGCTGATCCCCGTCGTCGACCGGACGGGGTGGATCGACCGCGTCCGCAGCGGCGTCGGCAACCGGCGGGCCGTGCTGGGGCCGGTCGTCGACGTCGCGCAGGCGCACCGCTCGATCGCCCGCGCCCGCACCGCGTGGCCGCTGCACGCCGCGGGGCGGCTCGGCACGTCCGACCGTCTGGTGCGCGCCGACGAGCACCTGCTCGCCCTGCTGCTGGCCGGGGAACCGGAGCTGGCCGAGGACCTGCGCGGGCGCGCCCTGTCCCCCCTGCAGGAGCTGCCCGCCGGGGCCGCGGCGCGCGCGGAGGAGACGCTGCGGGCCTGGCTGGACGCGCACGGCGACGTGACGGCCACGGCCGGGGCGCTGCACGTGCACCCGCAGACCGTGCGCTACCGCCTCGCGCAGCTGCGCGACGCCTTCGAGGGGGCGCTGGACGACCCGCTGGCCCGGCTGGAGCTGGCGATCGCGCTGCGGAGCGCGCCGCCGGACGAGACCCCCTGA
- the gatC gene encoding Asp-tRNA(Asn)/Glu-tRNA(Gln) amidotransferase subunit GatC yields the protein MSAAITRDEVAHLARLARLAVTDAELDVFAGQLDVILGSVARVGEVAADDIPPTSHAVPLENVFRPDVLRPGLSQEQALSGAPESEDGRFRVPQILGEEA from the coding sequence TTGTCCGCCGCGATCACCCGTGACGAGGTCGCGCACCTCGCCCGGCTGGCCCGGCTCGCCGTCACCGACGCCGAGCTCGATGTCTTCGCAGGCCAGCTCGACGTCATCCTCGGGTCGGTCGCGCGCGTCGGCGAGGTCGCGGCCGACGACATCCCCCCGACGTCGCACGCGGTGCCGCTGGAGAACGTCTTCCGCCCCGACGTGCTGCGCCCCGGCCTGAGCCAGGAGCAGGCGCTCTCCGGGGCCCCGGAGTCCGAGGACGGCCGGTTCCGCGTCCCGCAGATCCTGGGGGAGGAGGCCTGA
- a CDS encoding 3-keto-5-aminohexanoate cleavage protein: MLQAVLNGSRPADAHPALPVLARHLARDARAVALHGIASVHVHPRGPDAEETLDPVHVADAVAAIRNEVPHMEIGVTTGRWIQPDPRLRIEAVLAWGRLGMGKPDVCSVNVHEKGWTDVCAAAASVGIGVELGVWTGGDAVTLRTTGVPPGTVRVLAESTVPDPDTAVAEGVRILRALGPLQVPVLLHGEEDGAWPVLEYAMRNNLDTRIGFEDVLVRPDGWLGTGNDDLVETALKLRF; the protein is encoded by the coding sequence GTGCTGCAGGCAGTTCTGAACGGCTCGCGTCCCGCCGACGCGCACCCCGCGCTGCCCGTGCTGGCCCGCCACCTCGCGCGCGACGCGCGGGCGGTCGCCCTGCACGGCATCGCCTCGGTGCACGTCCACCCGCGGGGCCCGGACGCCGAGGAGACCCTCGACCCGGTGCACGTCGCCGACGCGGTGGCGGCGATCCGCAACGAGGTGCCGCACATGGAGATCGGGGTGACCACCGGCCGGTGGATCCAGCCCGACCCGCGGCTGCGGATCGAGGCGGTGCTGGCCTGGGGCCGGCTGGGCATGGGCAAGCCGGACGTCTGCTCGGTCAACGTCCACGAGAAGGGCTGGACCGACGTGTGCGCGGCCGCCGCGTCCGTCGGCATCGGCGTCGAGCTCGGGGTGTGGACCGGGGGCGACGCGGTCACCCTGCGCACCACCGGCGTCCCGCCCGGCACGGTGCGGGTCCTCGCGGAGTCCACGGTGCCGGATCCGGACACCGCCGTCGCCGAGGGCGTCCGCATCCTGCGTGCGCTGGGTCCGCTGCAGGTCCCGGTCCTGCTGCACGGCGAGGAGGACGGCGCGTGGCCGGTCCTCGAGTACGCCATGCGCAACAACCTCGACACCCGCATCGGGTTCGAGGACGTCCTGGTTCGGCCGGACGGCTGGCTGGGTACAGGTAACGACGACCTCGTGGAGACGGCCCTCAAACTGCGCTTCTGA
- a CDS encoding ACT domain-containing protein: MSFLLRVVLPDKPGSLGAVATALGAAGADILGVDVVERSRGHAVDDLAVELPSGRPPDVLITAAESVPGVQVESVRPHSGKLETHRELELIEAITVDPGHGLQLLAEGVPRIFRAGWALVAAREGTRAYRIAESSAAPETRAADLPWLPLRRAIAVDPEVHQVPSPWTDLDTELAAAPFGPSTPHALVVGRPGGPAFRPSELARLAHLAGIVTTILGS, translated from the coding sequence GTGTCGTTCCTGCTCCGGGTGGTGCTCCCGGACAAGCCGGGGAGCCTCGGGGCCGTCGCCACCGCCCTCGGCGCCGCGGGAGCCGACATCCTCGGCGTCGACGTGGTCGAGCGCTCCCGCGGGCACGCCGTCGACGACCTCGCCGTCGAGCTGCCGTCGGGCCGCCCGCCGGACGTGCTCATCACCGCGGCCGAGTCGGTGCCCGGCGTGCAGGTGGAGTCGGTGCGGCCGCACTCGGGCAAGCTCGAGACCCACCGCGAGCTGGAGCTGATCGAGGCGATCACCGTCGACCCCGGGCACGGGCTGCAGCTGCTCGCCGAGGGCGTGCCGCGGATCTTCCGGGCCGGCTGGGCGCTGGTCGCGGCGCGGGAGGGCACGCGCGCCTACCGGATCGCCGAGAGCAGCGCCGCGCCCGAGACCCGCGCCGCCGACCTGCCGTGGCTGCCGCTGCGGCGCGCGATCGCCGTCGACCCCGAGGTCCACCAGGTCCCGTCGCCGTGGACCGACCTCGACACCGAGCTGGCCGCGGCCCCGTTCGGGCCGTCCACGCCGCACGCGCTGGTCGTCGGGCGCCCGGGCGGGCCGGCGTTCCGGCCGTCGGAGCTGGCCCGGCTGGCCCACCTCGCCGGCATCGTGACGACCATCCTCGGCAGCTGA
- the gatB gene encoding Asp-tRNA(Asn)/Glu-tRNA(Gln) amidotransferase subunit GatB — MTASLVDFDDVVARYDPMLGLEVHVELNTNTKMFCGCPTGFGAEPNTQVCPTCLGLPGSLPVVNRTAVESAMRIGLALNCSIAPWGRFARKNYFYPDMPKNFQTSQYDEPIAVDGWLDVTLDDGEVFRVEIERAHMEEDTGKSLHVGGATGRIHGAEYSLLDYNRAGVPLIEIVTKMIPGTRERAPEVARAYVTALRDLISALGVSDVRMDQGSMRCDVNLSLSPRGSGILGTRSETKNVNSLRSVERAVRYEMSRHAAVLDAGEQVVQETRHFQEDTASTRSGRIKETSEDYRYFPEPDLVPIAPSAEWVEELRATLPELPWARRARLQADWSLSDEELRDLVNAGALDLIEATVAEGAPAGDARSWWVAYLTQQANSREVALDALPITPAQVARVIELVASGELNNKLARQVVDGVLDGEGTPDEVVSARGLAVVSDDGALIAAVDEALAAQPDVAQKIRDGKVQAAGAIVGAVMKATKGQADAKRVRELIIERCG, encoded by the coding sequence ATGACCGCGTCACTGGTCGACTTCGACGACGTCGTCGCGCGCTACGACCCGATGCTCGGGCTCGAGGTGCACGTCGAGCTCAACACGAACACCAAGATGTTCTGCGGCTGCCCCACCGGCTTCGGCGCGGAGCCCAACACCCAGGTGTGCCCGACCTGCCTGGGCCTGCCCGGGTCGCTGCCCGTCGTCAACCGGACGGCGGTGGAGTCGGCGATGCGCATCGGGCTGGCGCTGAACTGCTCGATCGCCCCGTGGGGCCGGTTCGCCCGGAAGAACTACTTCTACCCGGACATGCCGAAGAACTTCCAGACCTCCCAGTACGACGAGCCGATCGCCGTCGACGGGTGGCTCGACGTCACCCTCGACGACGGCGAGGTCTTCCGCGTGGAGATCGAGCGCGCGCACATGGAGGAGGACACCGGCAAGTCGCTGCACGTCGGCGGCGCCACCGGGCGGATCCACGGCGCCGAGTACTCGCTGCTCGACTACAACCGCGCGGGCGTCCCGCTGATCGAGATCGTCACGAAGATGATCCCCGGCACCCGCGAACGGGCGCCGGAGGTGGCGCGCGCGTACGTCACCGCGCTGCGCGACCTGATCTCCGCGCTCGGGGTGTCCGACGTCCGGATGGACCAGGGCTCGATGCGCTGCGACGTCAACCTGTCGCTGTCGCCGCGCGGCTCCGGGATCCTCGGCACCCGGTCGGAGACGAAGAACGTCAACTCGCTGCGGTCGGTCGAGCGGGCCGTGCGCTACGAGATGAGCCGGCACGCCGCGGTCCTCGACGCGGGCGAGCAGGTCGTGCAGGAGACCCGGCACTTCCAGGAGGACACGGCCAGCACGCGGTCCGGCCGGATCAAGGAGACCTCCGAGGACTACCGGTACTTCCCGGAGCCCGACCTGGTGCCGATCGCCCCGTCGGCGGAGTGGGTCGAGGAGCTGCGGGCCACGCTGCCCGAGCTGCCCTGGGCCCGGCGCGCGCGGCTGCAGGCCGACTGGTCGCTGTCCGACGAGGAGCTGCGCGACCTGGTCAACGCCGGTGCGCTCGACCTCATCGAGGCGACCGTGGCCGAGGGCGCGCCCGCGGGCGACGCCCGGAGCTGGTGGGTCGCCTACCTGACGCAGCAGGCGAACTCCCGCGAGGTGGCGCTGGACGCCCTGCCGATCACCCCGGCGCAGGTGGCCCGGGTGATCGAGCTGGTGGCGTCGGGGGAGCTGAACAACAAGCTCGCCCGCCAGGTCGTCGACGGCGTGCTCGACGGCGAGGGCACGCCCGACGAGGTCGTCTCCGCGCGCGGGCTGGCGGTCGTCTCCGACGACGGCGCGCTCATCGCCGCGGTCGACGAGGCACTGGCCGCCCAGCCCGACGTGGCCCAGAAGATCCGCGACGGCAAGGTCCAGGCCGCGGGCGCGATCGTCGGGGCCGTGATGAAGGCGACCAAGGGCCAGGCCGACGCGAAGCGGGTGCGGGAGCTGATCATCGAGCGCTGCGGCTGA
- a CDS encoding ferredoxin reductase: MGVLGAIGRQAYTAAGWLTQPLLPDDVLGTLNPMWSASEPHARVVGLRRETADTTTLLLKPGRARTRHLPGQFVGIGVRLDGVWNWRTYSATSRPADDLLAVTVTAIPGGAVSGALAHRTPVGTVVRLGPPAGEFVLPHPVPEKLLFVTAGSGITPVMGMLRELAASRPETLDGAVLVHCDRTPRDMVFGLELRALAASTGLRLVERHTALEGRLTPESLGDCVPDWAARQAWVCGPAGMLDDLTAHWARSGDPDALHVERFVPPAFAGDSTGGTVSFTTSGIAAEAAPGTPLMVAGEAAGAVLPNGCRMGICHTCVGRLRSGAVRDLNTGELYDTPGDTVRTCVSGAAGDVEIEL, encoded by the coding sequence ATGGGTGTTCTGGGTGCGATCGGCCGACAGGCCTACACGGCGGCGGGATGGCTGACTCAGCCCCTGCTGCCCGACGACGTGCTCGGCACGCTCAACCCGATGTGGTCCGCGAGCGAGCCGCACGCGCGGGTCGTGGGACTGCGTCGGGAGACCGCCGACACCACGACGCTGCTGCTCAAGCCCGGCCGCGCGCGGACCCGGCACCTGCCGGGCCAGTTCGTCGGCATCGGCGTGCGGCTCGACGGCGTGTGGAACTGGCGCACGTACTCGGCCACCTCCCGCCCCGCCGACGACCTGCTCGCCGTCACGGTCACCGCGATCCCCGGCGGAGCGGTCTCCGGGGCGCTGGCCCACCGCACCCCGGTGGGCACGGTGGTCCGCCTTGGACCGCCCGCGGGCGAGTTCGTGCTGCCGCACCCGGTGCCGGAGAAGCTGCTGTTCGTCACCGCGGGCAGCGGCATCACCCCCGTCATGGGGATGCTGCGCGAGCTCGCCGCGTCCCGTCCCGAGACCCTCGACGGAGCGGTGCTCGTGCACTGCGACCGCACGCCCCGCGACATGGTCTTCGGCCTGGAGCTGCGTGCCCTGGCCGCGTCCACCGGGCTGCGCCTGGTCGAGCGGCACACCGCGCTGGAGGGCCGCCTGACCCCCGAGTCGCTCGGCGACTGCGTGCCCGACTGGGCCGCGCGCCAGGCCTGGGTCTGCGGCCCGGCCGGGATGCTCGACGACCTCACCGCCCACTGGGCGCGCTCCGGCGACCCGGACGCGCTGCACGTCGAGCGCTTCGTCCCGCCGGCCTTCGCCGGGGACAGCACCGGCGGCACCGTCTCGTTCACCACCAGCGGCATCGCCGCCGAGGCCGCCCCGGGCACGCCGCTCATGGTGGCCGGGGAGGCCGCGGGAGCGGTCCTGCCCAACGGCTGCCGCATGGGCATCTGCCACACCTGCGTCGGGCGCCTGCGCTCGGGCGCGGTCCGTGACCTCAACACCGGCGAGCTGTACGACACCCCGGGCGACACCGTCCGGACCTGCGTGTCCGGCGCCGCCGGCGACGTCGAGATCGAGCTGTAG